The following proteins come from a genomic window of Megalops cyprinoides isolate fMegCyp1 chromosome 6, fMegCyp1.pri, whole genome shotgun sequence:
- the gmeb2 gene encoding glucocorticoid modulatory element-binding protein 2 encodes MASSEVSMHVEEVVVVTTPDTAVDAAVVEEVKTMLVTTDLAHQGEEMTEESMEHETETTTFTATPILEKEAVIAMKLSEEVENLDAEIIYPITCGDSKAALIWKKFVCPGINIKCVQYNDILISPKEFVHLAGKSTLKDWKRAIRLNGIMLRKIMDSGELDFYQHSKVCSNTCRSTKIDLVGNRASFSSQQSTEFNPVTPSSADVNGSPAIFTVESTEDGTEWVTTIGEDTVAFWRELKAAGLLEDVVEEFQKEVKETLKGLQDRIQQPPLQVNDAVLLNNIVQNFGMLDLVKKVLASHKSQMDRYREQYTRSLVALEQQCDEHRKRAKELKSKSQHLNNVLMTLAPVSTPSTPKRPRLTRATSGPASVAAHISSQPGQITLAPGLPVTQLTSLPLDKVVTAIQGSSIGSSSQHTATFTATGSPLLGGYTVLASPGAAISNAVEIQPDASNLTVLSSAAIQDGGTIVKVVSPFQLLTLPGLGATLQNVAGAGGTIVAVPTSNIETVVTQAEETAVIEVKEVDQMVEKH; translated from the exons ATGGCATCTTCCGAAGTCAGCATGCACGTGGAGGAGGTTGTCGTTGTGACGACACCCGACACAGCGGTGGATGCTGCAGTcgtggaggaggtgaagaccATGCTGGTCACCACAGATCTGGCCCACCAGGG GGAAGAGATGACAGAGGAGAGCATGGAACATGAAACCGAGACCACCACATTTACAGCTACCCCCATCCTGGAGAAAGAAGCAGTCATAG CAATGAAGCTGTCTGAAGAAGTGGAGAATTTGGACGCAGAGATCATTTATCCCATAACATGTGGAGACAGCAAAGCTGCGTTGATTTGGAAGAAGTTTGTTTGTCCTGGGATTAACATCAAATGTGTTCAG tatAATGACATCCTTATTAGTCCGAAGGAGTTTGTTCATTTGGCTGGAAAGTCAACGCTGAAGGACTGGAAGAGAGCAATTCGATTGAATGGCATCATGTTGAG GAAAATAATGGATTCTGGTGAGCTGGACTTCTATCAGCACTCCAAGGTGTGCTCCAACACCTGCCGCAGCACCAAGATCGATCTGGTGGGCAACAGGGCGTCCTTCAGCAGCCAGCAGTCCACAGAGTTTAACCCTGTCACTCCGTCATCGGCCGACG TGAACGGGTCACCAGCCATATTCACAGTGGAATCCACAGAGGACGGTACAGAGTGGGTGACGACGATAGGAG AGGACACAGTGGCTTTCTGGAGAGAACTGAAGGCTGCAGGGCTCCTGGAGGACGTGGTTGAAGAGTTTCAGAAGGAAGTGAAGGAAACCTTGAAAGGACTGCAAGACCGCATTCAGCAACCTCCACTGCAGGTCAACG ATGCGGTGCTGTTGAATAACATAGTTCAGAACTTCGGTATGCTGGACCTGGTGAAAAAGGTCCTGGCGAGCCACAAAAGCCAGATGGACCGATACCGGGAACAGTACACACGAAGCTTAGTAG ccctggagcagcagtgtgacgAACACCGCAAACGAGCCAAAGAGCTGAAGAGCAAATCCCAGCACCTGAACAACGTCCTGATGACCCTGGCGCCCGTCTCCACGCCCTCCACGCCCAAACGGCCCCGGCTGACTCGGGCCACCTCCGGCCCTGCCTCCGTGGCCGCCCACATCTCCAGCCAGCCTGGCCAGATCACCCTGGCCCCCGGGCTGCCCGTCACCCAGCTCACCAGTCTGCCCCTGGACAAGGTGGTGACAGCCATCCAGGGCTCCAGCATCGGCAGCTCCTCCCAGCACACCGCCACCTTCACCGCCACCGGCTCACCCCTCCTGGGGGGCTACACAGTGCTGGCCTCGCCGGGGGCAGCCATCTCCAACGCGGTGGAGATCCAGCCCGACGCCTCCAACCTCACCGTCCTCAGCTCGGCCGCCATCCAGGACGGCGGCACCATCGTCAAGGTAGTGAGCCCATTCCAGCTGCTCACGCTGCCCGGGCTGGGAGCCACACTGCAGAACGTGGCCGGGGCCGGCGGCACCATCGTCGCTGTGCCGACCAGCAACATTGAGACGGTCGTGACACAGGCCGAGGAGACCGCGGTCATCGAGGTGAAGGAGGTGGATCAGATGGTGGAAAAACATTGA
- the helz2a gene encoding helicase with zinc finger domain 2, with protein sequence MTALQSGWGSSVLNDILWTHELRLACKHCCQQETEITYSVIPVCHQCTGDVLLARQKGGTGRWRPVSRRPGFPSPQRYAVCWHFEDGRGCTRHGTRCSFARSAEEAAVWDFQKRRNLEHAELIALVAQIQFPSPRVHARPLSVAERILSYFPGTFLQFCESCFYSSPQTLTPQGPTMAYCFGNKHPWKPILVLFQQGENGIILYSEIRPLPPLNITQFRYCWHVERGDPCQRGPYRCWFPHNSVEMAVWTAESQEGLNRSELLYLSQNQQANSSPAAAASHSQPKLYCKVCKLHFSSPESFMNHCASLDHQRMISEDMTTEWKYRDPPENINHVLQLCDRPSTCVYGDRCTAAHSEGELLEWCLRHRTAVRKARAAEAEGLLSYQDRLLTEYRSTLNEILIMSEVVPGVTVSCNKDLTIYGQQELLPLKWTFTIQSERPLMEVALLKQQPGATFTLGEISDEDPWTYSVGERFCTSDMSYDVPVSFKAVSPGLYEQWLVFDFDMRPVLLQKLKVRVGQHSSIQPVEAAERQMPTVQSLERWHQGNRRIIPCLNKSEAEVELLKEYKPPQINLQYSPGSESSISITSQNYRERMHSFLYTEELAQEEVVSRLSLRVIISLTDQLPEFQKTAPSGELFAAVPVSYMLTPDTPEGFILKREVRSALVALSSMAKRCNRVYEAVILPDVISENRLYLQLSKNCCSELRLLNGTSCKMEVQFQLNRLQFCEMHKAVDLLPHVGMVLPDLRQCCVPEHHGQYPRLNTKQRAAMSFILGDSDGRRTVAPLLIYGPFGTGKTFTLATAVKELVCQPGTRILICTHTNSSADLYVKDLHHHVKSGHPLARPLRIKANKMPVSTTDFTMLQYCNLSHDRQSFRFPERSTLDSHRVVITTTVTARHFHKLKLPTDYFSHILIDEASQMLECEALIPLGLAGAGTRVVLAGDHMQMGPKLFSVDEDQRSNHTLLNRLFHYYQAEENNPVALKSRIIFNENYRSTQEIVDFVSAHFYVGTRDAIKASGNVPPHPKCHPLRFHHVCGECRLDTATMSWYNPDEVACVVDVVQRLLKEWPEEWGQKDEKMVCVLSEGKQVLQIREKLRELKLGRITVENSQNVQGKQFRVVVMTTVHTRDSLCSSDTACLEFFNDARVLNTVMTRAQSQVVVVGDAAALCYFGRCSKIWKSYIEQCIRKRSAEPRHLTEDHVEQEVREISRFAKRVEDDGSDTESSTSDIPDIEDPILKELLDENRDVRVSVTSEGLLGIIREDQLSEATEFYGQEKESHRDCSAPHLQILLLTNPHVYKRCEIIMQRYDSGYAIDLDQPTQRIDINGRKNVGRSLPGDQVVVEILNSESFPPSGRVIGILKTEDSPEFVCTIDVHDPQVMTPINNCVSKIYTPFWKDKPYYIAVRNKEDERLRPEKFVKINEESKRNNLFVVKILKWRHRFRNPLGVVVKVLPKVTTLGGGLEVLEIEYKLSRAPPSSVQEELNKYRSLKANGEGRKDYREYMTFTIDPVSSKDLDDAISVRDLGRLYEVGVHIADIASFVTKGSAIDKYAEQQGTTFYPPEEEPAHMFPKYLSADYFSLLPGCDRHAISLMVVVDKSTHQILSCELTLSVIRSKRKMSYEDAEEIIQKGCGRGQSCDTLEGCLAMASHFAEIHRRARLLADWCYKQPEEKVDMGNRRSHRMVEELMIMFNHAVADRLITIEATRNLTPVRCQDEPDPEQMSQLKDKHDSLIPLSIHLSYHLDGSGCLDRKQELTASGSHKMLMAIDKTDQQNRVCENSVMPVSHDTFSVLTSFLKNLESAAQSKDIYRMIDLITTDDIHPQLLPAVTELRKLMQKAYFLRSDSSVKSRLGHYDLQLDSYTWASSPIRRYMDIIVQRMLHSVLENTEVGYRKKEIDMLCADFSKKYARQTEYDKKAKSLLLASKLSQQSSGKVAFVVDVSPTGKNFYVAFPLNRDSLPNSLSIMYRELQLMDQPEYNEDSHCMTLKWARRVYSLTNNKIHSELKQPQPDQRVTSVLISTWKDLLSALRAENWKKVQQSVQKVTSSITKNGSNRPESDGGWQVVSRNSSKNNEADLEHYVELSLNLKVGETLQVQLGTDTRRGLLVPVVQLVNILPKFEICLEHVKNPTACFSKYALRASKSRYTNYMEYQKIWKPLCEMESASNAVAENDSIVLEDVQVMWKSSPKEKMPKGVFRLPLEKKKKWSIECDLLNCFLCIRMRGVNQSIRGDQPPSDLADTGYFVWVAHGLTTRVTDEEEAKRLSYVQIDFRINQLSMETVPVFRRDALFTVELIPKLLPDVRKEDTIDNLVQANQLVKNIALGNSTSPRSAHAGPVRKKHNIEIKIPASVGLPPLNKSQREAISKALERPFTLIQGPPGTGKTVVGVHIVYSFFKRNQERETTTITRKRQNNDGETPRKQCVLYCGPSNKSVDVVAEQLLKFKDELKPLRVYSEQMEMLEFPYPGSQLKLSRKTFREEKPNEELRSITLHHRIRMDGNPFATQIRYFDMRIQRGEDLPDEEVESYKKLLNKARQHELLNHDVVLCTCTAASNPNFTKTLNLQQILIDECAMATEPEAFIPLVSHKPEQIVLLGDHKQLQPIVHCDLVKRLGMRTSLFERYMEKALMLDTQYRMHESICEFPSKEFYEGRLETAVSRRPSVLQTKSKHSTPIIFGHVEGREVSLVVSTERGNENSKANLEEAEQAVRIASLLISLAQVDPGDIAILTPYNAQVSKINETLSDRKIQNVTVSTIMKSQGSEWRYVILSTVRSCPRPEIDTEPTKSWLTKTLGFVMDPNQVNVGITRAQEGLCIIGNRELLNCSALWRRLLKHYQDKNCVVDPAKDIQIQKPTAKKAKKGSSKFIQGKR encoded by the exons ATGACAGCACTTCAGTCTGGTTGGGGCAGCTCAGTCCTAAACGACATACTATGGACTCACGAGCTGCGTCTAGCTTGCAAACACTGCTGCCAGCAGGAGACGGAAATTACGTACTCCGTTATTCCTGTGTGTCATCAGTGCACTGGAGATGTACTCCTGGCCAGACAGAAAGGTGGCACAGGAAGATGGCGTCCCGTGTCACGACGGCCAGGGTTCCCCAGCCCGCAGAGGTACGCGGTGTGCTGGCATTTTGAGGACGGGCGGGGCTGCACGAGACACGGCACCCGGTGCTCCTTCGCGAGGAGCGCGGAGGAGGCCGCGGTGTGGGACTTTCAGAAGAGGCGAAACCTGGAGCACGCCGAGCTCATCGCCCTGGTCGCACAGATTCAGTTTCCCAGCCCGAGGGTTCACGCGAGGCCTCTCAGCGTGGCGGAGAGGATCCTGAGCTATTTCCCCGGCACGTTCCTCCAGTTCTGTGAATCCTGCTTTTACAGCTCCCCCCAGACGCTGACCCCGCAGGGACCAACCATGGCTTACTGTTTTGGAAACAAGCACCCGTGGAAGCCAATACTGGTTCTTTTCCAGCAAGGGGAAAACGGCATAATTCTGTACAGTGAAATAcgacccctccccccactgaaCATCACACAGTTTCGGTACTGCTGGCATGTGGAGAGAGGAGACCCCTGCCAGCGCGGACCTTACCGATGCTGGTTTCCCCACAATTCAGTAGAGATGGCCGTGTGGACGGCCGAGAGCCAGGAAGGCCTGAATCGCTCCGAGCTGCTCTATTTGTCTCAGAACCAGCAGGCCAACTcttcaccagcagcagcagcctctcaCTCCCAGCCTAAGCTCTACTGCAAAGTCTGCAAGCTCCATTTCTCCTCCCCTGAGAGCTTCATGAACCACTGCGCCTCTCTGGATCACCAGAGGATGATCTCTGAGGACATGACCACAGAGTGGAAATATCGCGACCCACCTGAAAACATCAACCACGTGCTTCAGCTGTGTGACAG GCCTTCGACGTGTGTGTACGGGGACAGGTGCACCGCAGCGCATTCCGAAGGAGAGCTGCTGGAGTGGTGTCTGAGGCACAGGACCGCAGTGAGGAAAGCCAGAGCAGCCGAGGCAGAGGGCTTACTCTCGTACCAGGACCGCCTCCTGACTGAGTACAGGAGCACCCTGAACGAAATCCTCATC ATGTCCGAGGTGGTGCCTGGTGTCACTGTCAGCTGCAACAAGGATTTGACTATTTATGGTCAACAGGAACTCTTGCCTCTCAAATGGACTTTCACAATACAGTCAGAG aggcCCCTTATGGAGGTTGCCTTACTGAAACAGCAGCCTGGAGCCACGTTCACTCTGGGTGAAATCAGTGATGAAGACCCTTGGACGTACTCCGTTGGAGAGAGGTTCTGCACCTCAGACATGTCCTATGATGTTCCTGTCTCCTTCAAGGCTGTCAGCCCAGGCCTGTATGAGCAGTGGCTGGTGTTTGACTTCGACATGAGGCCAGTGCTGCTGCAGAAGCTTAAGGTGAGAGTAGGCCAGCACAGCTCCATCCAGCCTGTGGAGGCAGCAGAGCGCCAGATGCCTACAGTGCAGAGTTTGGAGAGGTGGCACCAGGGAAACAGACGCATCATTCCCTGTCTGAACAAGAGTGAGGCCGAGGTAGAGCTACTGAAGGAGTACAAGCCTCCTCAGATAAACCTGCAGTACAGCCCAGGATCTGAGAGCAGCATCTCCATCACCAGCCAGAACTACAGGGAGAGAATGCACAGCTTCCTTTACACAGAGGAGCTGGCGCAAGAGGAGGTGGTGTCCAG ACTGAGTCTTCGAGTGATTATCTCCTTGACGGACCAACTGCCTGAGTTTCAGAAGACTGCTCCAAGTGGAGAACTCTTTGCTGCAGTCCCTGTGTCATACATGCTCACCCCTGACACGCCAGAAGGCTTCATCCTAAAGAGAGAGGTCCGGTCGGCCCTTGTAGCTCTGTCATCTATGGCGAAACGGTGCAATCGCGTGTACGAAGCTGTTATTCTCCCAGATGTCATCAGTGAGAACAGACTGTACCTGCAGCTCTCCAAAAACTGCTGCTCTGAACTGCGCCTCCTGAACGGCACTTCCTGCAAGATGGAAGTCCAGTTTCAGCTGAACCGCCTGCAGTTCTGCGAGATGCACAAGGCCGTCGACCTCCTTCCACATGTAGGGATGGTTTTACCAGACctgaggcagtgctgtgttcCGGAGCACCACGGACAATACCCCAGGCTCAACACTAAGCAGCGTGCCGCCATGTCTTTCATCCTTGGGGATTCAGATGGCAGGAGGACTGTGGCACCCCTGCTAATTTATGGACCCTTTGGAACAGGGAAAACGTTCACTCTGGCCACAGCAGTCAAGGAGTTGGTATGCCAGCCTGGCACCAGAATCCTTATATGTACCCATACAAATAG CTCTGCAGATTTGTACGTCAAGGATCTCCACCATCATGTAAAATCTGGACACCCTCTTGCTCGGCCTCTCCGCATAAAGGCGAACAAAATGCCTGTGAGCACCACCGATTTCACCATGCTACAGTACTGCAATCTCTCCCATGATCGCCAATCTTTCAGGTTCCCTGAAAGATCCACCTTGGACTCGCATCGGGTTGTCATAACGACAACGGTCACAGCAAGACACTTCCATAAACTGAAGCTGCCAACTGATTACTTTTCCCACATTCTGATCGATGAGGCGTCTCAGATGCTGGAGTGTGAAGCTCTGATACCCCTCGGTCTGGCGGGAGCAGGAACGCGAGTGGTTTTAGCTGGAGATCACATGCAGATGGGGCCAAAGCTCTTCTCAGTGGACGAGGACCAACGCTCCAATCACACCCTGCTCAATCGACTCTTCCACTACTACCAGGCCGAAGAAAATAACCCTGTGGCTTTGAAAAGCAGAATCATCTTCAACGAAAACTACCGCTCCACTCAGGAAATAGTGGACTTTGTGTCCGCTCACTTCTACGTCGGCACACGGGATGCCATCAAGGCCAGTGGAAACGTGCCTCCACACCCCAAGTGCCATCCTCTGAGGTTCCACCATGTTTGCGGGGAGTGCCGTTTGGACACGGCGACGATGTCCTGGTACAACCCCGACGAGGTTGCATGTGTTGTGGACGTAGTGCAGAGACTGCTTAAAGAATGGCCTGAAGAGTGGGGACAAAAAGATGAGAAGATGGTCTGTGTTCTTTCTGAAGGCAAGCAG GTTCTTCAAATCAGGGAGAAGTTACGAGAACTGAAACTGGGGAGAATAACCGTGGAGAATTCACAAAACGTGCAAG GCAAGCAGTTCCGAGTCGTAGTGATGACAACCGTTCACACGCGAGACAGCTTGTGCTCCTCTGACACGGCCTGCCTGGAGTTCTTCAACGATGCGAGGGTGCTGAACACTGTTATGACCAGAGCGCAGTCCCAGGTCGTGGTCGTGGGGGACGCCGCGGCTCTGTGCTACTTCGGGAGGTGCTCGAAGATCTGGAAGAGCTACATCGAGCAGTGCATCAGGAAGAGAAGCGCTGAACCTCGGCACCTCACGGAGGACCACGTGGAACAAGAAGTGAGGGAAATCTCAAGATTCGCCAAGAGAGTGGAGGATGATGGCAGCGACACTGAATCATCAACATCGGATATACCGGACATCGAAGACCCCATTCTGAAGGAACTCCTGGATGAGAATAGAGATGTCAGGGTTTCAGTAACCTCTGAAGGGCTCCTGGGTATCATTCGTGAGGATCAGTTGAGTGAAGCAACAGAATTCTACGGCCAGGAAAAAGAATCACACAGAGATTGCTCTGCTCCACATTTACAAATACTGTTACTGACAAACCCTCATGTCTACAAGCGTTGTGAGATCATTATGCAGAGGTATGATTCAGGCTATGCCATAGATCTCGACCAGCCCACACAACGCATCGACATCAACGGCAGAAAGAACGTTGGTCGCTCTCTACCTGGAGATCAGGTTGTTGTTGAGATATTAAACAGCGAGAGCTTTCCGCCGAGTGGTAGAGTGATAGGCATCCTGAAAACAGAAGACTCACCCGAGTTTGTCTGTACCATCGATGTCCACGATCCTCAGGTAATGACTCCCATCAACAACTGCGTTTCCAAAATATACACCCCGTTTTGGAAGGACAAACCCTACTACATTGCAGTCCGGAACAAAGAAGACGAACGTTTGAGGCCAGAAAAGTTTGTGAAGATAAATGAGGAGTCAAAGAGGAACAACCTTTTTGTCGTCAAAATCTTGAAGTGGCGACACAGGTTTAGAAACCCTTTGGGAGTTGTTGTGAAAGTCCTGCCAAAAGTGACAACTTTAGGGGGTGGACTAGAAGTTTTAGAAATAGAATACAAACTGTCAAGGGCTCCTCCCTCATCTGTCCAAGAAGAGCTGAACAAGTACAGGAGCTTAAAAGCAAATGGAGAAGGCAGAAAGGATTATCGCGAGTACATGACTTTTACCATTGATCCAGTGAGTTCAAAGGACCTGGATGATGCCATCAGTGTGAGAGACTTAGGTCGACTTTACGAGGTAGGAGTCCACATTGCCGACATTGCAAGCTTTGTGACCAAGGGCAGTGCGATCGACAAATACGCCGAGCAGCAAGGGACGACATTCTATCCCCCCGAAGAGGAGCCTGCGCATATGTTTCCCAAGTACCTGAGCGCAGACTACTTCAGCCTTCTGCCCGGATGCGACCGACACGCCATTTCACTGATGGTGGTGGTTGACAAGTCGACGCACCAGATCCTTAGCTGTGAGCTCACCCTCTCGGTGATACGTTCCAAAAGAAAGATGTCTTACGAAGACGCTGAGGAAATAATCCAGAAGGGCTGCGGAAGAGGCCAAAGCTGTGACACTTTGGAGGGCTGCCTTGCCATGGCGAGTCACTTTGCCGAGATTCACCGAAGGGCCAGACTGCTGGCAGACTGGTGCTATAAGCAGCCTGAAGAGAAGGTGGATATGGGCAACAGAAGGTCACACAGGATGGTGGAGGAGCTCATGATCATGTTTAACCACGCTGTGGCTGATCGGCTGATCACTATTGAGGCAACGAGGAATTTGACGCCAGTCAGATGTCAAGACGAACCCGACCCAGAGCAGATGAGCCAGCTAAAAGACAAGCACGACTCCTTGATACCTTTGTCCATTCACCTTTCTTACCACCTCGATGGGAGTGGATGTCTTGACAGAAAACAGGAGCTCACAGCATCCGGATCTCATAAGATGTTGATGGCAATTGACAAAACAGACCAACAAAACAGAGTCTGTGAGAACTCAGTCATGCCTGTCAGTCATGATACCTTCAGTGTGCTCACATCCTTTTTAAAGAATCTCGAGTCTGCAGCCCAAAGCAAGGATATATACAGAATGATCGACCTGATTACAACAGATGACATCCACCCCCAACTGCTGCCTGCGGTGACTGAACTAAGGAAACTTATGCAGAAAGCATACTTCCTTCGCTCTGACTCCTCAGTTAAGTCCAGGCTTGGGCACTATGATTTGCAGCTGGACTCCTACACCTGGGCCTCCTCACCCATTCGTCGCTACATGGATATAATTGTGCAGAGGATGCTGCACTCAGTCCTTGAAAACACAGAGGTCGgatacagaaagaaagaaatcgACATGCTTTGCGCAGACTTCTCGAAAAAATACGCGAGGCAAACCGAGTACGACAAAAAAGCAAAGTCCCTGTTGCTGGCGTCAAAACTGAGCCAGCAGAGTTCAGGAAAGGTAGCGTTTGTTGTCGATGTGTCTCCAACTGGAAAGAATTTCTATGTGGCCTTTCCTTTAAACCGAGACTCACTGCCAAACTCGCTGTCCATAATGTACAGGGAGTTGCAGTTAATGGACCAACCAGAGTACAATGAAGACAGTCACTGCATGACCCTGAAATGGGCAAGAAGGGTGTACTctttaacaaataacaaaatccACTCCGAGCTAAAACAGCCCCAGCCTGATCAGCGCGTAACATCAGTCCTAATCAGCACGTGGAAAGACTTGTTGTCTGCTCTCAGGGCAGAGAACTGGAAGAAAGTACAGCAGTCTGTCCAGAAAGTCACCTCAAGCATCACCAAGAATGGCAGCAACCGCCCTGAGTCCGACGGCGGCTGGCAGGTTGTGTCGAGAAACTCCTCCAAGAACAACGAAGCCGACTTGGAGCACTACGTCGAATTGTCTCTAAATCTAAAGGTTGGGGAAACTCTCCAGGTGCAGCTGGGCACAGATACAAGGCGGGGGCTGTTGGTCCCCGTGGTGCAGCTGGTGAACATCCTTCCAAAGTTTGAGATCTGCTTGGAGCACGTAAAGAACCCAACCGCATGTTTTTCCAAATACGCGCTCCGCGCCTCGAAGAGCCGGTACACCAACTACATGGAGTACCAGAAAATCTGGAAACCCCTGTGTGAGATGGAGTCAGCCTCAAACGCCGTGGCAGAAAACGACAGCATCGTCCTGGAGGATGTGCAAGTGATGTGGAAATCTAGCCCCAAGGAGAAGATGCCAAAGGGTGTCTTTCGTCTGCCgctggagaagaagaaaaagtggTCCATCGAGTGCGATCTCTTGAATTGCTTCTTGTGCATTCGAATGAGGGGCGTCAATCAAAGCATCAGAGGAGATCAGCCCCCATCAGACCTGGCGGATACTGGATACTTCGTATGGGTCGCTCATGGGCTAACCACCAGAGTCACTGACGAGGAAGAGGCAAAGCGGCTGTCCTATGTACAGATAGACTTCCGCATCAACCAGCTGTCTATGGAAACCGTTCCAGTCTTCAGAAGGGATGCACTGTTCACAGTGGAGTTGATCCCAAAACTACTACCTGATGT ACGCAAAGAGGACACCATTGACAACCTTGTTCAAGCCAATCAACTTGTGAAGAACATTGCCCTTGGCAACAGCACAAGCCCCAGAT CTGCTCATGCAGGTCCTGTAAGGAAGAAACacaacattgaaataaaaattccTGCATCAGTGGGCTTGCCTCCCCTGAATAAAAGCCAAAGAGAGGCCATCAGCAAGGCACTGGAACGCCCATTCACTCTCATTCAAGGACCCCCAG GAACTGGGAAAACAGTTGTTGGAGTCCATATTGTATATTCATTCTTCAAGCGGAACCAAGAAAGAGAAACGACTACAATTACaagaaagagacaaaacaatGATGGAGAGACTCCGCGGAAGCAATGTGTTCTGTACTGCGGGCCGTCCAACAAATCTGTGGATGTTGTGGCTG AGCAACTTCTGAAATTCAAAGATGAGCTGAAACCGCTCAGGGTTTACAGTGAACAGATGGAGATGCTTGAGTTTCCATACCCCGGCAGTCAACTGAAGCTCTCTCGCAAAACCTTCCGTGAAGAGAAGCCAAACGAGGAACTCAG ATCCATTACACTGCATCACCGGATACGGATGGATGGTAACCCATTTGCCACTCAAATCCGATATTTTGATATGAGAATTCAAAGAGGAGAGGACTTACCTGATGAAGAAGTTGAAAG CTACAAAAAGCTGCTCAACAAAGCCCGCCAACACGAGCTGTTGAACCACGACGTTGTTCTGTGCACCTGCACTGCGGCCTCCAATCCAAACTTCACCAAGACCCTGAACCTGCAGCAGATTCTCATCGATGAGTGCGCTATGGCAACCGAACCCGAAGCCTTCATCCCGCTCGTCAGCCACAAACCAGAACAG ATTGTTTTACTTGGTGACCACAAGCAATTACAGCCAATTGTTCACTGTGATCTTGTCAAGAGGTTGGGCATGAGGACATCCCTGTTTGAGCGTTACATGGAGAAAGCACTGATGCTGGATACACAGTACAGGATG CATGAATCCATTTGCGAGTTTCCTTCTAAGGAGTTCTATGAAGGCCGCCTAGAAACAGCTGTATCACGCAGACCAAGCGTTCTGCAGACTAAGAGCAAGCACTCTACGCCCATCATTTTTGGGCACGTGGAAGGGAGGGAGGTCAGCCTGGTGGTCTCCACAGAGCGAGGAAACGAAAACTCAAAAGCAAATCTAGAGGAGGCTGAACAGGCG GTGCGCATTGCTTCACTCCTAATCTCTCTCGCTCAAGTGGATCCAGGTGACATAGCCATTCTGACACCGTACAATGCTCAGGTGTCCAAGATAAATGAAACCCTCTCTGACCGGAAAATTCAGAACGTCACAGTAAGCACCATCATGAAAAGTCAAG GAAGTGAATGGCGTTACGTGATCTTGTCTACCGTGCGCTCCTGTCCTAGACCGGAGATTGACACCGAGCCCACCAAATCGTGGCTCACAAAGACGCTGGGCTTTGTCATGGATCCCAACCAGGTCAATGTGGGCATTACCAGAGCACAGGAGGGACTCTGCATCATAG GTAACAGGGAGCTACTGAATTGCAGTGCACTCTGGAGAAGATTGCTGAAGCATTACCAGGATAAAAACTGTGTGGTGGATCCTGCAAAAGACATTCAAATTCAGAAGCCAACTgcaaaaaaggccaaaaaaggTTCCTCTAAATTTATCCAGGGGAAGAGATGA